One Ochotona princeps isolate mOchPri1 chromosome 25, mOchPri1.hap1, whole genome shotgun sequence genomic region harbors:
- the HILPDA gene encoding hypoxia-inducible lipid droplet-associated protein gives MKQMVNLYLLGMVLTLLSVFVRVMESLESLLESPAPGNSWNPRGQLTGPESPRGLPDHPPRGMR, from the coding sequence ATGAAGCAGATGGTGAACCTCTACCTCCTGGGCATGGTGCTCACACTCCTCTCTGTCTTCGTGCGTGTGATGGAGTCCCTGGAAAGCTTGCTGGAGAGCCCAGCGCCTGGCAACTCCTGGAACCCCAGAGGCCAGCTCACTGGCCCGGAATCTCCTAGGGGTCTTCCCGACCACCCACCCAGAGGGATGCGATAG
- the GARIN1A gene encoding Golgi-associated RAB2 interactor protein 1A isoform X1 → MRKIKGFSPVVGEPGPGVKLGVEDGVLCRLIHSPEFNLFSGSAVFESNFIQVTKSGNRMDIYERPATVILGVTSSVPSLPLPNVLLMANVTWPHGQLSTCNKPGVAPVITLNRILPLKYVELRICDRLQRILRVRTVTEKIYYLRLHQKHPEAVFQFWMRLVKILQNGLSITTKDPRIQFTHCLVPKRPSSSPDTTPESSFPSSSQPSETLMLLAAEQTSGSFSELSGRQQFTADRNIETVLEIDNSTSCDSTPSLVASQVDLQVPMRAALSHSLWEQEDTDEHCQQVPVASSLGQNFLGP, encoded by the exons ATGAGGAAAATTAAGGGCTTTTCACCTGTAGTTGGGGAACCAGGCCCTGGGGTGAAACTTGGGGTGGAAGATGGCGTACTTTGTCGGCTGATCCATTCTCCAGAATTCAACTTGTTCTCTGGCTCCGCAGTGTTCGAAAGCAACTTTATCCAG GTCACCAAGTCTGGCAACAGGATGGATATCTATGAAAGACCTGCCACCGTGATCCTCGGGGTGACCTCTTCAGTGCCTTCCTTGCCACTCCCTAATGTCCTCCTGATGGCCAATGTCACCTGGCCACACGGTCAACTTTCCACCTGTAACAAGCCTGGTGTTGCCCCAGTCATCACCCTCAACAG GATCCTCCCCCTGAAGTATGTGGAGTTACGCATCTGTGACCGGCTCCAACGCATCCTGAGGGTCAGGACGGTGACCGAGAAAATCTACTACCTGAGGCTCCACCAAAAACACCCAGAGGCCGTGTTCCAGTTCTGGATGCGCTTGGTGAAAATCCTACAGAACGGCCTGTCGATCACCACCAAAGACCCGAGAATCCAGTTCACGCACTGCCTCGTGCCCAAGAGGCCCAGCAGCTCCCCGGACACAACA CCTGAGAGCAGCTTCCCATCGTCCTCCCAGCCCAGTGAGACGCTCATGCTGTTGGCGGCCGAGCAGACCAGTGGTAGTTTCTCGGAACTTTCTGGAAGACAACAGTTCACAGCAGACAG GAACATCGAAACTGTCCTCGAAATAGACAACTCCACCAGCTGCGACTCCACGCCCTCTCTGGTGGCATCCCAAGTCGACCTGCAGGTGCCCATGAGGGCCGCCCTGAGCCACAGCCTCTGGGAACAAGAGGACACAGATGAGCACTGCCAGCAGGTTCCAGTAGCCAGTTCGCTGGGACAGAACTTTCTGGGACCCTGA
- the GARIN1A gene encoding Golgi-associated RAB2 interactor protein 1A isoform X2, translating into MRSGTVQVTKSGNRMDIYERPATVILGVTSSVPSLPLPNVLLMANVTWPHGQLSTCNKPGVAPVITLNRILPLKYVELRICDRLQRILRVRTVTEKIYYLRLHQKHPEAVFQFWMRLVKILQNGLSITTKDPRIQFTHCLVPKRPSSSPDTTPESSFPSSSQPSETLMLLAAEQTSGSFSELSGRQQFTADRNIETVLEIDNSTSCDSTPSLVASQVDLQVPMRAALSHSLWEQEDTDEHCQQVPVASSLGQNFLGP; encoded by the exons ATGCGGAGTGGCACTGTGCAG GTCACCAAGTCTGGCAACAGGATGGATATCTATGAAAGACCTGCCACCGTGATCCTCGGGGTGACCTCTTCAGTGCCTTCCTTGCCACTCCCTAATGTCCTCCTGATGGCCAATGTCACCTGGCCACACGGTCAACTTTCCACCTGTAACAAGCCTGGTGTTGCCCCAGTCATCACCCTCAACAG GATCCTCCCCCTGAAGTATGTGGAGTTACGCATCTGTGACCGGCTCCAACGCATCCTGAGGGTCAGGACGGTGACCGAGAAAATCTACTACCTGAGGCTCCACCAAAAACACCCAGAGGCCGTGTTCCAGTTCTGGATGCGCTTGGTGAAAATCCTACAGAACGGCCTGTCGATCACCACCAAAGACCCGAGAATCCAGTTCACGCACTGCCTCGTGCCCAAGAGGCCCAGCAGCTCCCCGGACACAACA CCTGAGAGCAGCTTCCCATCGTCCTCCCAGCCCAGTGAGACGCTCATGCTGTTGGCGGCCGAGCAGACCAGTGGTAGTTTCTCGGAACTTTCTGGAAGACAACAGTTCACAGCAGACAG GAACATCGAAACTGTCCTCGAAATAGACAACTCCACCAGCTGCGACTCCACGCCCTCTCTGGTGGCATCCCAAGTCGACCTGCAGGTGCCCATGAGGGCCGCCCTGAGCCACAGCCTCTGGGAACAAGAGGACACAGATGAGCACTGCCAGCAGGTTCCAGTAGCCAGTTCGCTGGGACAGAACTTTCTGGGACCCTGA